In Flavobacterium hankyongi, the genomic window ACTTCTTGCGTAATTTTCACCTAAAAGCAAGGTGTTTAAAGGCTTTACATTAACTAGACCCAATAAAAGCCCTATTGACACACATATCGATAATAAAATTATTGACATCCAAGATAAATTCCCTAGATTTCCCATAGACCAAAAAGCGAATTTTTGCAATTGTTCTGCAGTACTGAAGTAAGTAAGGATATTTACAAAAGCATTGGTAAAACTACTAAACATTAATCCTACAATCAGTATCGCCATAGTGTCGCGTAGTTTTTGTGAAACCAATAAAACAGCAATTAGAACCACAAAACTTCCAAAAGTAGAAGCTAATACTAAACCGTAAGGTGATAAAAATATTGAACTCAAAAAAGGAGGCAATAATCCAGCTCCCAATATTACAAAGGCAACGCTTAAACTTGCTCCTGAACTTAAACCCAAAACATCAGGCCCTGCCAATGGATTTCGAAATAAGGTCTGCATTAGTAAACCACTTATCGAAAGTCCCATACCAACTAAGATAGCTGTAATGGCTTTGGGTAATCTATAATTAATTATGATGTATTCCCAAGTGGATTTACTGGCTTCCCCGCCGGTTAAACTGTTGATTACTTCCTTGAATGGTATGGTTACTGAACCAAAACTGATGTTTATCAGTAAAAGTAACATCAATGCTAGTCCCAGTAGGATGAATAAGATGGTATTTCGTTTCTGGTTAGCCAATTTATTTCAGTTTTTCTGCAAATGTTAACTTGTAATCCGGCAATAATTCAGGATGGAAAATTTTGATAAAGTCTTTTAAGACCAAATCAGGACGGCTTGGTCCCAGTTCGTAATAAACAGTTCCACCTGTAGCTCCCAATTTACTTTCGAAAGTATATACATTTCTTTTTGTGAAAGCATTAAACTGACTGTAATGCGGGTTACTTGCAGATAATTCGTCCAGTGTTTTAAATGTACCAGCAGCAATCCATATATCGGCCATTTTAGCTTTTTCCAATACCTTTTCAAAAGTTAATGCCAAACTTCCCGTACCTTCCACATCTGCCCATAGGTAATTTGCTTTGGCATCTTTCAGAAATTGAGCTACCCAGCTGTTGCCTTTGGCTACAAACCATTGTTTTTGGTACATATTACCGTAAAGAACCGTAGCTTTTGCCTCTTTATTTTTTACCGAAACGAGTGCATCGTTGTATTCTTTTACAATATTGTCAAATAAGACATCTGCTTCTTTTTCTTTTCCGAACAATGCCGCATACAATTTAATCCATTCTGCTTTTCCAAGTGGAGATTGTTCCATCCAGTCGCCTTGAATCATAACTTTCAGCCCACTTTTTTCAAGGTTTTTGATCATCGGATTGTTGTTGTCCACACCGAAAGTTACAATCAGTTCAGGAGAAAGTTCGATTAGTTTCTCCATGTTGAGACGTTCATTCTGACCTACGTTTTTTATGATACCTTTATCTATAAGCGTCCTAGTTTTTTCCGAAGAAATATAATTGGTATGCGGGAAGCCCACCAATTTGTTTTCCACACCCAGCATTTCAAGGAAAGGCACATTGGTTGTGGAAGTCACCACGATGGATTTCAGGGGAACCGCTACGGTTGTGTATTTTTGAAGGCTGTCCGGAACAATGCCTTTTTCTTCTTTCAGTACATAGGTGAAGTCCTTGTTGGCTTCCGGCCAAGGATTGGTTACTTTTACAACTGAATATCCTGTGTATTTGTGAATTGAAAGTCCGCTGGCATATTGAATTACTTCTTCTGAAGTAGTTTTTTTAACAATTTCAGTTTTTTCATTTTTCTTACAACCAATAGCAAATGAAAAAAAAGAAATAAAAAGGGCTTTAAAGAGAGAAGTCTTCATTAGTTTGTGCTTATTTCCAGCAAAGGTAAAAGAATTTGCAAAAAAAATCGGATTCTTTTTTATTGCAAAAATTGACAAACACTATCTTTACCGCATGAATACCATACGAGTTAAAAAATGTTCTACCTGTAAAACTGATTTCAATTGCGGAGATACTTTAGATGGTAATAAATGTTGGTGTAATGATTTTCCGCCCATTTTTTCTCCTTCAGATGTGGTTGATTGTTTGTGTCCAAATTGTTTTAAAGAAGCTTGTTTAGTTAAGATTGATGCTTATGTTGACACCATTACCCCCGAAAATGCTTTAGAAAACAGAACTAAAGATTTGCCTAAAGCTGGAAGTTTACAGGAAGGCATAGATTATTATTTAGAAGACGGAAAGTACGTTTTTAAATCATGGTATCATTTAAAAAGAGGCTACTGCTGCAAGAATGGTTGCAGACATTGCCCATATTAAACACAAAGATTTACTATTAAAAATAAAGAATGATTTATTTAATAACAGGAGGTGAGCGCTCTGGAAAAAGTAGTTATGCTCAAGACTTGGCTATGGAACTTTCATTGAATCCAATTTATGTAGCAACAGCTAGAAAGTGGGACGGAGATTTCCAGAAAAGAATAGACCGTCATCAGGCAGAAAGAGATGAGAGATGGATTAATATAGAAGAAGAAAAACAGTTAAGTACTATTGATTTTTCAGGAAAAGTCGCTATTGTGGATTGTGTTACGCTTTGGCTGACCAATTTTTTCGTCGATACCAAAAACGACGTGTCGCTGAGTTTAGAACAGGCAAAAGCCCAGTTTGATGCTTTGGTGCAACAGCAAAATGCAACGATTATCATAATTACCAATGAAATAGGGATGGGCGTGCATGCTGAAACACATATCGGAAGGAAGTTTACCGAATTACAAGGTTGGATGAATCAATATCTTGCAAAGAATGCTGATGAAGTTGTATTGATGGTTTCGGGGATACCTGTTAAAATAAAAGGATAATATGAATTTCATGACTTCTTGGAGTGGGGGTAAAGATTCTTGTTATGCAATGATGAAAGCAGTTGCTATAGGTTTAGAACCAAGAGTATTGCTCAACATGATGAATGAAAACGGTCAGGTTTCACGTTCTCATGGTTTACCATTGTATATCTTGAATCAACAAGCTGCCAAGATGAATTTACCCATTGTAACAATTCCGGCGACATGGAGTGACTATGAAGTAAAGTTCGTTGATGCTTTGCGAAAATTGAAGAGTGATTATAATCTAGATGCGGCTGTTTTTGGAGACATTGATTTACAACCGCACAGAGATTGGGAAGAAAAGGTGTGTAAAGTCGCAGAATTAGAAGCAATTTTACCTTTGTGGAAGGATGATAGAGTGAAATTGGTTAAAGAAATGATTTCTGAAGGCATTCAGACGATGATAGTTTCCTGTAATACACAAATGGGAGAAAGTTATTTAGGGAAAATCATGACTTTGGAATTGGCCGAAGAATTAGAAATGAAAGAAATAGACTCCTGTGGAGAGAATGGTGAATTCCATACCATGGTAATTAACTGTCCATTATTCTCAGAAGCGATTACATTACCAGAATATACTACCAAAACCTATAATGACTACTGTTTTGTAGTCTGGGAAATCAATTAAGAAGAATGTATGAGTTATTTGGATGATATAATGAAATCCCGACGTGATACACGTCATTTTTTAAGTGATGAAGTGCCGGAAGCTGTTATGGAAAAAGCATTGCAGGCCGGGCATTGGGCACCATCTGTAGGTTTAACCGATGCAACCAAGTATTATATCATCAAATCAACCGCCATAAAACAGGCGGTAAAGAAACTCTTTCAGGAATATGATGAAAAGGCGGCAAACCAGACCGATGATGAGGTACAGAAAGAGCAATACCAGGCATTGAAACTGGAAGCCATTGAAGAAGCACCGGTAGGAATGGTTATTTGTTATGATCGGTCGGTGCTGAATAATTTCACCATTGGAACGGTGGGAAGTAATGAAGCGATTAAGTTCAGTGCGGTTTGTGCGGCACAAAATATTTGGTTGTCGTTGACGGAACAAGGATATTCCATGGGATGGGTTTCAATTCTTAACTATTATCAGTTTAAAAAACTTATTGGATTACCAGAACATATTGAGCCTTTGGGGTATTTTTGTGTAGGAAAGCCCGCGACCAATTACGATAATCAACCGATGCTTCAACAATTGAAATGGAAGCATAAATCTGAGAAACCTTTTGTTAAAGAGATTACAGAAATACATGAAGAGGACTTAGAAAAAGGATTGGGAGAAAAAGTAATATCTGGAGATAATATTGAGCTTCAAGCAGAATTACAACACAAAATAGACAATAAAACTAAACCAAATGGTGCACTGGGAGTTTTGGAAACTTTGGCTAAGCAAATTGGTATGGTTTTTCAATCGTTAACACCTGAAATCAAACAGCCAAATATTGTTGTTTTTGCTGCCGATCATGGAATTGCTGCCCATGGTGTGAGTGCCTATCCGCAAGATGTTACCCGTCAAATGATGACAAATTTTCTGGAAGGAGGAGCTGCTATCAATGTTTTTTGTAAGCAGAACAACATTAATTTATCTATTGTTAATGCGGGAGTTAATTATGATTTTCCGCCTAATGCTAAACTTATTTCTGCATCTATAGATAAAGGGACACAATCTTTCTTGCATGGACCAGCTATGACTAAAAGTCAAAAGGAACTTTGCTTTGTAAAAGGAAGTGAAATAGTAGCAGAAATTGCTAAGCAAGGAAGTAATTGTATCGGTTTTGGAGAAATGGGGATTGGGAATACATCGACAGCTTCGGTTTTGATGAGTATTATTACCGGAATTTCCATTGAAGAATGTGTCGGGAAAGGAACCGGAGTTGATGAAGAGAAGTTGCGGTTTAAAAGTGAAATTTTGCGGAAAGCCATAGAATCCTATGGAGGATCTGATAATCTTGATGAACGATTGGCTTATTTCGGTGGTTTTGAAATCCTTGAGATGGCAGGCGGAATGCTTGAAGCGTATCGAAACAATATGCTGATTTTGGTGGACGGTTTCATTTGCAGTGTGGCTTTTCTGATTGCTTGTACAAAACAACCGGGAATTATTAAGAATGCGGTATTCAGCCATCAGTCAGCCGAACAGGCACATGCAAAATTATTGGAATATATGAATGCCAAAGCTGTTTTGCAATTGGATTTGCGATTGGGTGAAGGAACAGGCTGTGCAATTGTAATGCCTATTTTGAATTCAGCGATAGCTTTTTTGAATAAAATGGCAAGCTTTGAGAGTGCGGGAGTCAGCAATAAAGAAAGATTATAATATGAAGAAAGAACTAGATATATTTTTTACTGCCTTGATGTTTTATACTCGGATTCCATGTCCGAAAAATATTAACCATGACCCTGATTATCTCAACAAAGCTTCTCGTTATTTTCCTTTAGTGGGTTGGATAGTAGGTTTGGTTGCTTTTGGGATCTTTATTTTGTTCGATTATCTTATTGGATCTGAAATTGCGGTACTACTTTCTATGATTACTTCTATATTGGTTACTGGAGCTTTTCATGAAGATGGTTTTGCTGATGTTTGTGATGGCTTTGGAGGTGGCTGGACTAAAGAGAAGATACTATTAATTATGAAAGACAGTGCTATTGGGGCTTATGGCGCCATTGGTGTATTTTTGCTTTTACTTATAAAATTAATGTCTCTTACTGGGCTTCTTAAAATGACTGGAGAATCTAATTTAAACCAGCCTATTATTTATCTTTTACTATTTGTTACGGCATACTCCTTGAGTAGATTGGCAGCAGTTTCCATTGTGTTCACTCACGAATATTCCCGTGAAGATGCTACCAGCAAAAGTAAACCCATTGCTAAAAGTTTTACATGGAGGGAAGTGGTAGGGGCTTTCTTTTTTGGATTAGTTCCATTACTTGTATTGTCGTATTTTCAGTGGCAATTTATTTTGACTTTAATACCTGTGTTTTTAATACGGATTTATCTCGCCCGTTATTTCCAAAGATGGATTGGCGGTTATACCGGAGATTGTCTTGGTGCCACCCAACAGGTTTGTGAAGTTGTTTTTTATTTATCGGCTATTGCTATATGGAAGTTTATTTAGTTCGTCATACAGAAACGGTTTGTCCTAAAGGTGTTTGCTACGGTCAGGCAGATGTTGAATTATTAGAGCCTTATTTGCACCAGTTTGAAGAGATAAAAAAACAATTACCTGCGGAAGCATTGTTTTATTCGAGTCCGTTGCAGCGCTGTACTATTTTAGCGAATTATTTGTCTACTTCCAATTATAATGTTGACAGGCGTTTGATGGAAATGAATTTCGGGAGTTGGGAATTGCAAAATTGGGACGATATTCCTTCGGAAGAAATAGACCCATGGATGAAAGATTTTGTGAATGTAAATGTTCCTAGTGGAGAATCATTTGTAGAGTTGTACAATAGAGTTCTTTCTTTCATCGAAGAAAAAAAAGAAGATACTTCTTCTTTAGTAATAGTTACACACGCTGGTGTAATTAGAAGTTTTTTATGCAAACAAATGAGTCTTGATTTGAAAGATGCTTTTTCTAATAAAGTAGATTTTGGTCAAGTGATTAAAATTATACTTTAAAATTATGGATATCAACTCAAAAGAATTCATGTATGCACTTTACACAATACTATTTATTCATATTATTGTGATTTCGATTATACTTTATAAAAGATATAAAAAGAAAAAGAAATAGTCTTTTTGGTTTAATATTTTTTAATAAAATATTTAAAATGAAGATATAATTTGCATTATTTCTAATTGGAATGTTATATTTGCATCCGTATTGAGGTTGTTGTTTTGCTTTTTTTGCAAAACACATTAAAAGGGAATTAGGTGAAATACCTAAGCTGTACCCGCAACTGTAAGCTATGAAGCTTGTTGTTATCTACACACACCACTGTCTCGTTTTAAAACAAAGAGATGGGAAGGTAAACAACAAGACGCGAGCCAGGAGACCTGCCTAGTACATAAATTATCAAACTTTCGGGAAAAAAGGTTTAGAAATTATGACTGCTAAAAAGCTGTTTTTATTTTGTTTTTTATTACTGTGCCAATGTATTTCTGCGCAGAGCGATACTATTCATCAAATTAAGGAAGTTGTCGTTTCTGATGTTTATTTGAAAAACAATAATCAATCGCAATCTATTTTGGCTATTAACGATTCGATAATTAATAAAAATCAATCATCTCTTTCAAGCTTATTAAACTACAATAGTGTTATTTATTTTAAAGAATATGGTCGGGGAATGTTATCTACCGTTTCTTTTAGAGGGACAACAGCATCACAAACTGCAGTTGTTTGGAACGGAATTAATATCAATTCACAGCTAAATGGAAATACAGATTTTAATACCATTACTCCTAATGATTTTAATTCTATCGATGTAAAAGCTGGAGGAGGAAGTGTGTTGTATGGTAGTGGTGCTATTGGTGGTACAGTGCATTTGAACAACGATTTGATTTTTAAAAAACAGTTTGTTAATGATTTTAGAATCGCTTATGGTAGCTTCAATACATTTGGGACGAATTATAAAATGAATGTTTCCAATGAAAAGTGGAACGCACAAATTGGATTTTCATATAATGTTTCTAAAAATGACTACCCTTACGTTGGATTATATACATGGAAAGGAATTCAAAGAAAAAATTTAAATGGAGAATATTTTAATACAAGTCTAAACGCAAACGTTGGTTACAAAATAAACCAACATAATATTCTGAAACTCTATACTCAAACTTCAGATACCGATAGACACCTTTCTTTGATTTCCGAATCTGATTCAAAAACAAAATATGTCAATAGCTTTAGCCGAAACTTGATAGAGTATGTAGGAGATTACAATAGGTTTTCTGCCAATTTTAAATCGGCCTACATTTTTGAAAACTACAAATACTTTGGAGATATAAACAGCAACTACTTTAGTTTTGGTAAATCAGAATGTGTGATAACTAAACTAAATTTAAGCTATAAATTGATTGAGTCTTTAAAGGTTTACAGCACACTAGATTATAATCGTACCAAAGGATTTGGAACTAGTTTTGGCAGTAATGTTAGAGAAATTGGCTCTGGTGCAGTAATGGTCAAACTTAATGTTCCGAATAAATGGCAAAATGAGTTTGGTGTTAGAAAAGAGGTTACCAATAATTATCAAAGTCCATTGTTGTTTTCATTGGGAAGTTCATATGCTTTCGGTCATTTTTATACTCTAAAGGCTAATTTTTCTAAAAACTATAGAATCCCAACTTTTAATGATTTGTACTGGATAGGAACTTCAGATTACGGAAACCCAAATTTGAAACCCGAAAGTGCTTATGAAGCTGAGCTTGGAAATGTATTTTCATATAAAAAAATAACCTTGTCTCAAACATTTTATTTTATTAAGATAAAAGACATGATTAATTGGGTTCCTGGAAATGTATCAGGAGGCTGGTCTCCGCAAAATACCGATAGGGTAAATACTTATGGAGCAGAAACCTTGTTGGGATGGGCAAACAATTTTGGGAAGCACAATTTTAGAATAAACGGAACCTATGCTTATACCATTTCAGAAAATCAAGAAACCAAAAAACAGCTTTTCTTCGTCCCTTTCCATAAAATGACTGGGACAATTGCTTATTCTTACAAAAAAATTTCTGCTAATTATCAATTTTTATATAATGGATTTGTATATACCAGATCAGATAATGATCCAAAGCAAATCATAAAAGCTTATAAAGTATCAAATGCTGGAATCGACTATGATTTTGAATTTTTAAATTCTTCTAAAGTAGGTTTTCAGGTTCTGAATTTGTTTAATGAAAAATACCAAAGCTTGGAAGATAGGCCGTTTCCAGGTAGAAATTTTAATTTATATATAACACTTAAATTTTAGTAAAATGAAGTTCAATAAAATGTTTTTAGTTGCTCTAACTAGTATGTCAGTATTTCTTTCATGTAGTGATAATGATGATAATGCTCCAGATGATTCAAAAGTCTATACTAATGGTGCTTTTATCTTAAATGAAGGAGGTTCGGGGCAAGGTTCAGTATCTTTTATAAGTAATGATTTAGGTAGTTTTATGCAAGACGTTTATGGAACTGTAAATCCAGGGGATTTGTTTGGTAAATATGTTCAATCTATATTTTTTAATGGAGATAATGCGTATATCATTGCTGGTGGTTCTAATAAAATTACTGTAGTGAATAGAGTAACTTTCAAATTAGTTGCTAAAATTGAAACAGGTCTCGTGGCACCAAGATATGGTGTGGTAAAAGATGGTAAGGCTTACGTTACTAATGCAAACACTTATTCTTATGCGAATCCAACAACTGGAAATACGGATGATTATGTTGCGGTTATTAATCTTTCTACGAATACTGTAGAATCTACAATTCCATTAAAT contains:
- a CDS encoding iron ABC transporter permease, which codes for MANQKRNTILFILLGLALMLLLLINISFGSVTIPFKEVINSLTGGEASKSTWEYIIINYRLPKAITAILVGMGLSISGLLMQTLFRNPLAGPDVLGLSSGASLSVAFVILGAGLLPPFLSSIFLSPYGLVLASTFGSFVVLIAVLLVSQKLRDTMAILIVGLMFSSFTNAFVNILTYFSTAEQLQKFAFWSMGNLGNLSWMSIILLSICVSIGLLLGLVNVKPLNTLLLGENYARSLGLNYKRTRLIILFTTSILTGSITAFAGPIAFIGLAIPHIAKLLFQTSNHSVLYWSTLLLGASVMLICDVVSQMPGMEITLPINAITSLIGAPVVVWLLVRKRKMMN
- a CDS encoding ABC transporter substrate-binding protein, coding for MKTSLFKALFISFFSFAIGCKKNEKTEIVKKTTSEEVIQYASGLSIHKYTGYSVVKVTNPWPEANKDFTYVLKEEKGIVPDSLQKYTTVAVPLKSIVVTSTTNVPFLEMLGVENKLVGFPHTNYISSEKTRTLIDKGIIKNVGQNERLNMEKLIELSPELIVTFGVDNNNPMIKNLEKSGLKVMIQGDWMEQSPLGKAEWIKLYAALFGKEKEADVLFDNIVKEYNDALVSVKNKEAKATVLYGNMYQKQWFVAKGNSWVAQFLKDAKANYLWADVEGTGSLALTFEKVLEKAKMADIWIAAGTFKTLDELSASNPHYSQFNAFTKRNVYTFESKLGATGGTVYYELGPSRPDLVLKDFIKIFHPELLPDYKLTFAEKLK
- a CDS encoding DUF5522 domain-containing protein, which produces MNTIRVKKCSTCKTDFNCGDTLDGNKCWCNDFPPIFSPSDVVDCLCPNCFKEACLVKIDAYVDTITPENALENRTKDLPKAGSLQEGIDYYLEDGKYVFKSWYHLKRGYCCKNGCRHCPY
- the cobU gene encoding bifunctional adenosylcobinamide kinase/adenosylcobinamide-phosphate guanylyltransferase, producing the protein MIYLITGGERSGKSSYAQDLAMELSLNPIYVATARKWDGDFQKRIDRHQAERDERWINIEEEKQLSTIDFSGKVAIVDCVTLWLTNFFVDTKNDVSLSLEQAKAQFDALVQQQNATIIIITNEIGMGVHAETHIGRKFTELQGWMNQYLAKNADEVVLMVSGIPVKIKG
- a CDS encoding diphthine--ammonia ligase, with product MTSWSGGKDSCYAMMKAVAIGLEPRVLLNMMNENGQVSRSHGLPLYILNQQAAKMNLPIVTIPATWSDYEVKFVDALRKLKSDYNLDAAVFGDIDLQPHRDWEEKVCKVAELEAILPLWKDDRVKLVKEMISEGIQTMIVSCNTQMGESYLGKIMTLELAEELEMKEIDSCGENGEFHTMVINCPLFSEAITLPEYTTKTYNDYCFVVWEIN
- the cobT gene encoding nicotinate-nucleotide--dimethylbenzimidazole phosphoribosyltransferase; the protein is MSYLDDIMKSRRDTRHFLSDEVPEAVMEKALQAGHWAPSVGLTDATKYYIIKSTAIKQAVKKLFQEYDEKAANQTDDEVQKEQYQALKLEAIEEAPVGMVICYDRSVLNNFTIGTVGSNEAIKFSAVCAAQNIWLSLTEQGYSMGWVSILNYYQFKKLIGLPEHIEPLGYFCVGKPATNYDNQPMLQQLKWKHKSEKPFVKEITEIHEEDLEKGLGEKVISGDNIELQAELQHKIDNKTKPNGALGVLETLAKQIGMVFQSLTPEIKQPNIVVFAADHGIAAHGVSAYPQDVTRQMMTNFLEGGAAINVFCKQNNINLSIVNAGVNYDFPPNAKLISASIDKGTQSFLHGPAMTKSQKELCFVKGSEIVAEIAKQGSNCIGFGEMGIGNTSTASVLMSIITGISIEECVGKGTGVDEEKLRFKSEILRKAIESYGGSDNLDERLAYFGGFEILEMAGGMLEAYRNNMLILVDGFICSVAFLIACTKQPGIIKNAVFSHQSAEQAHAKLLEYMNAKAVLQLDLRLGEGTGCAIVMPILNSAIAFLNKMASFESAGVSNKERL
- a CDS encoding adenosylcobinamide-GDP ribazoletransferase gives rise to the protein MKKELDIFFTALMFYTRIPCPKNINHDPDYLNKASRYFPLVGWIVGLVAFGIFILFDYLIGSEIAVLLSMITSILVTGAFHEDGFADVCDGFGGGWTKEKILLIMKDSAIGAYGAIGVFLLLLIKLMSLTGLLKMTGESNLNQPIIYLLLFVTAYSLSRLAAVSIVFTHEYSREDATSKSKPIAKSFTWREVVGAFFFGLVPLLVLSYFQWQFILTLIPVFLIRIYLARYFQRWIGGYTGDCLGATQQVCEVVFYLSAIAIWKFI
- the cobC gene encoding alpha-ribazole phosphatase, which translates into the protein MEVYLVRHTETVCPKGVCYGQADVELLEPYLHQFEEIKKQLPAEALFYSSPLQRCTILANYLSTSNYNVDRRLMEMNFGSWELQNWDDIPSEEIDPWMKDFVNVNVPSGESFVELYNRVLSFIEEKKEDTSSLVIVTHAGVIRSFLCKQMSLDLKDAFSNKVDFGQVIKIIL
- a CDS encoding TonB-dependent receptor plug domain-containing protein encodes the protein MTAKKLFLFCFLLLCQCISAQSDTIHQIKEVVVSDVYLKNNNQSQSILAINDSIINKNQSSLSSLLNYNSVIYFKEYGRGMLSTVSFRGTTASQTAVVWNGININSQLNGNTDFNTITPNDFNSIDVKAGGGSVLYGSGAIGGTVHLNNDLIFKKQFVNDFRIAYGSFNTFGTNYKMNVSNEKWNAQIGFSYNVSKNDYPYVGLYTWKGIQRKNLNGEYFNTSLNANVGYKINQHNILKLYTQTSDTDRHLSLISESDSKTKYVNSFSRNLIEYVGDYNRFSANFKSAYIFENYKYFGDINSNYFSFGKSECVITKLNLSYKLIESLKVYSTLDYNRTKGFGTSFGSNVREIGSGAVMVKLNVPNKWQNEFGVRKEVTNNYQSPLLFSLGSSYAFGHFYTLKANFSKNYRIPTFNDLYWIGTSDYGNPNLKPESAYEAELGNVFSYKKITLSQTFYFIKIKDMINWVPGNVSGGWSPQNTDRVNTYGAETLLGWANNFGKHNFRINGTYAYTISENQETKKQLFFVPFHKMTGTIAYSYKKISANYQFLYNGFVYTRSDNDPKQIIKAYKVSNAGIDYDFEFLNSSKVGFQVLNLFNEKYQSLEDRPFPGRNFNLYITLKF